A genome region from Hippopotamus amphibius kiboko isolate mHipAmp2 chromosome 1, mHipAmp2.hap2, whole genome shotgun sequence includes the following:
- the LOC130844142 gene encoding olfactory receptor 6N2-like gives MDHVNHTWTQNFLLAGFTATGTLRPLAFLGTLCIYLLTLAGNLFILVLVQADSGLSTPMYFFIRVLSFLELWYVSTTVPTLLHTLLRGPSPISSAVCFAQLYVFHSLGMTECYLLGAMALDRYLAICRPLHYHALMSRQVQLWLAGATWVAGFSAALVPASLTASLPFCLKEVAHYFCDLAPLTRLVCVDTSWHSRVHGAVIGVTTGCNLVVILGVYGGILRAVLKLPSAASRAKAFSTCSSHITVVVLFYASAFTVYVGSPRSRPEGTDKYIALVYGLLTPFLNPIIYTFRNKEVKEAMKRVRVRIRAILKKS, from the coding sequence ATGGATCATGTCAATCACACGTGGACCCAGAATTTTCTCCTTGCTGGTTTCACCGCCACTGGAACCCTGCGACCTCTTGCTTTCCTGGGGACACTGTGCATCTATCTCCTCACCCTGGCAGGGAATTTGTTCATCCTTGTCCTGGTTCAGGCAGATTCGGGACTGTccacacccatgtacttcttcatCCGTGTCCTCTCCTTCTTGGAACTCTGGTATGTCAGCACCACAGTGCCCACGCTGCTGCATACCTTGCTCCGTGGGCCTTCACCCATCTCATCAGCTGTGTGCTTTGCCCAGCTCTACGTCTTCCATTCCTTGGGCATGACTGAGTGCTACCTGTTGGGTGCCATGGCGCTGGACCGCTACCTTGCCATCTGTCGCCCACTCCACTACCATGCACTCATGAGCAGACAGGTACAGTTATGGCTAGCAGGGGCCACTTGGGTGGCTGGCTTCTCAGCTGCACTTGTGCCAGCCAGCCTCACAGCCTCTCTGCCCTTCTGTTTAAAAGAGGTGGCTCATTACTTTTGTGACTTGGCACCACTAACGAGATTGGTATGTGTAGACACAAGCTGGCATAGTCGGGTCCATGGGGCAGTGATTGGTGTGACCACTGGGTGCAATCTTGTGGTCATTTTAGGAGTGTATGGGGGTATCCTGAGAGCTGTGCTGAAGCTGCCCTCAGCTGCCAGCCGTGCCAAGGCCTTTTCCACCTGTTCCTCCCATATAACTGTAGTGGTGCTCTTTTATGCTTCTGCCTTCACAGTTTACGTGGGCTCACCTAGGAGTCGCCCTGAGGGCACAGACAAGTATATTGCCTTGGTATATGGCCTTCTTACTCCTTTCCTCAATCCTATCATTTATACCTTTCGCAACAAGGAGGTAAAGGAGGCCATGAAGAGGGTGAGGGTCAGGATCAGGGCTATTTTGAAGAAATCTTGA